The DNA region CGTCGGACGGGTCGACCCCGTGCCCCACGACGGCCGCCTGATGGCAGACCGCGTCGACACCGTCCAACAGCTCCGCGACCAGTTCGGTGTCGGTGACGTCGCCACGCAGGAACCGGTGGCGGCCGGTGTACCCGGGCGGGCGCGGCGAACCGTGCGCGGTGCCGAGGAGGTTGTCGAGGACGACGACCTCGTGGCCTTGATCGGACAGCAGATCGGCGACGTGGGAGCCGATGAACCCGGCTCCGCCGGTTATCAGTGTTCGCACCATCCCGACGCTAGGGGCGATTTCCGGCGGCGGCCCCGGATCACCGGCTCACGTCAGGGAATCGTCACAACTACGCGGCACCGCCGGAGCGAAGATCAGCCGAAACCGGATACGGTGTGCCTATGGAACGGAGCGCACAACGGCTGGGCCGCGCACTGGTGGTCATCGTGGACGATCGCGTCGCCCACGGCGAACACGAGGACAACACGGGACCGTTGGTCACGGAGCTGCTCGAAGAGGCCGGATTCATCGTCGACGGCGTCGTCGTGGTCGAGGCCGAGACGGCCGCGATCCGCAACGCGCTCAACACCGCGGTGATCGGCGGCGCCGACCTGGTGATCACCGTCGGCGGCACCGGGGTCTCCCCGCGCGACCGCACACCCGACGCGACGGCCGGTGTGCTCGACCGCCCGATCCCGGGCATCGGTGAGGCACTGCGCGCGTCCGGCCTCGCCGCCGGCGCGGTGGACGCGGGCATCTCCCGCGGGCTCGTCGGCGTCTCCGGCAGCACGCTGGTGGTCAACCTCGCGGGTTCACGCGCGGCCGTCCGCGACGGCATGGCGACGCTCTCGTCGCTGGTGCCGTACGTGATCGACGAGCTGTCCGGGCTCGAAGAGGCCTAGTCCTTCGAGTGGCCTAGTTCTTCGGGGCGGGTCCGGGCTCTGTCCCGGGCTCGCCCTTTTTGTCGTGGTGCAACACCCCTTCCACCTTTTCGGTGACGTGGCCGATCTTCTCCTCGAACCGGCCGCCGGTGACCTTGTTCGCCCCGGCCGACGCCGCCGAGACACCCTTGGCCGCGACGTCGCCCGCCTTCTCGGCCAGCGGCCCGGCCTTCTCGCGGACTTCGCCCGCGACCTCTTCCGCTTTGTGGATGGCCTGGGCGGCCAGCCCCTTCGCTTTGTCGACAATGCTCATGCGCTGATGGTCCCACCGGTCGGCGGACCTCGCGACCGGTGCGAAAATGGACGTCATGCCAGGTGAAGACGAGGACAAGCGCTCCGCCGCGGCGGCGAAACGACGGGCCGACGAGATCTTCGGAGACGTCCTGCCGGACACGACCTCCGACGAGCGAGAGCCGGGGCAGCGCACCCCGGACTCCGACTCGTGGTTCCTGGAGAACCGGCCGCCTCATCACGACCGGTGAACCGGCTCAGCCCTGGCGGTTCTGCTGCGCGCGCAGCAGGTCGCGGATCTCGGTGAGCAGTTCGACGTCGGTCGGCTCCGCCGGGCCGGCCTCCTCACCGCGCTTGCGCCGCTCCTGGACGTGCTTGACCGGCAGCACGATCACGAAGTAGACGACGGCGGCCACGATCACGAAGTTGATCGCCGCGTTGATCACGCCACCGAAGTCCATGAACGTCGAGTCGTTCGCGCTGAGGATGTTGAACCCCAGCCCCTTGGCGGCGTCCGACCCGCCGATGGCGTTGATCAACGGTTTGATGAGGCCGTTCGTGAAGGCCGTGACGATCGCGGTGAACGCGGCGCCGATGACCACCGCGACCGCCAGGTCGACGACGTTCCCGCGCATCAGGAAGTCCTTGAAGCCCTTGATCAAGACGCTCTCCTCTTTCACCTGGGACGGTTCGCCGACCGTCCCTTCTCCATACCGGGGGGACGCAGGCGCCCGCCGCCACAGGGCAGGCGCGAGCTAGCGGAGGGTAACCGTTATGGACCGTTCCAGCGAGGTGGCCGCGACTCGTGTCGCGAGCGCGGAAGGCAGGGAAAGCAGCACCAAAGGTCCCTTGCTCCCGGCACCGGGAGCCGTCGGATCACGGGTACCCTGTTCGCCGACGGCGGCCACCACGGCCATGCTGGCCAGCACAGATGCTTCACGCCCGGCCTCGGCGGACGCGACGACGTCGACCCGCTGGCCCGGCCTGAGCAGTTCCGTGACCCCGGCGTCGGCGAGCCTCACGGGGACAGTTGAACTTTCGGGATCACCCGATCTGGGGATGGCCGCGTCCAGCAGCCGGACGTCGGTCAGCGGCTCACCGGCCCGCGCCGCGCCGACGAGCAGCCGTCCCTCCACCGAGGCGGGCAGGCCGGTGGCGCCCTGTGGACGGACGTCGTCCGGGAGGTCGACGAGTTTGAGGTCGCCGGCGCGCAGCACCGACCCGGCCGGGAGATCACGGGCGGAGACCACGGTCGCGGTGCCGGGCGCACCGCGTGCGGACGCGGGCAGGAAGAGCACGACCAGGCCGCTGAGCAGCAGGGACAGGGCAAGCCAGCGGCGCAGCAGCCGCGCGGGCCTGCCGTGGAGTCTTCGCAGGACGGGCAGATCGTGGAGCACGGGATTCCCCCTCGTCGATCGGTGTCGATCTCGACGTTAGGGGCGGCACCTGGGCCTGGAAAGAACGAAAACCCCCGGCTGTGGATAACCGGGGGCTTGTGGACAACTCGGGACGTCAGGAAGCGGCGGCGGCCGTTTTCGTCGTACCCGTGGAGGAGGATGCCGCGCTCTTGGTCTCCGGCTTGGACTCGGTCTTCGACTCCGACTTCGTCTCGGTCTTGGCCGGGGCCGCGGTCGTGTTGGCCTTCGAGTCGCGCGAATCGTTGCGGTAGAACCCGCTGCCCTTGAAGACCACGCCGACCGAGCTGAAGACCTTGCGAAGCGGGCCCGAGCACTGCGGGCACACGGTCAAGCTCGCGTCGGAGAACGACTGCACGGCCTCGAAAGCGTGGTCGCATTCCTTGCAGGCGTATTGGTAGGTGGGCACTGCTGCTCCTTCGTGCATTGGCACTCAGCCGACAAGAGTGCTAACGCCCTACGGTACCGGGGCATTCCGACGCAGGTCAAACAAGGTTTCCCAAGGTCACATGACGACCTGGTCACGCCCGGTGTCCCGCCTGGCGACGGTGTCTACGATCGTGGCCGTGACGTGGACCGACCGCGTGGACCGGTGGACGCGGGCACACCCGGCCGGTTCGGACCTCCTGCTCGCCCTGGCCGTCGCGGCACTGCTGGGGCCGGGTTCGCTCGACATCCTCCTGGTCGCCCACTCCCCGGCCTGGGCGTTGTGGGTGGCGGGTGCCTGCGGGATCGTCGTGCACTCCACCGTCGCGTTGCGGCGGGTCGCCACCGAAGCCGCGTTCATCACCGCCGCGTTCGCGATGGCGGTGCTCGTCGCACTCCCGAACACGGTGGTCCGGCCCGTGCCGCTGGGGCTGGCGAGCGCGAGCGACAGCATGGAGATCCCGCTGTTCTTTCTGCCGACGTCGGCGGTCTACCTGGTGCTCCTGTACGCCGTCGCCGCGCATCGGCCGCTGCGCGAGAGCCTGCTCGCCCTGGGAATCAGCGTGCTCGGCGCGGTGCTGTGCACGGCCAGGACGGCGACGGCCTACGGAGCGCTGCCCGCGGGGTGGCTCACGCTGCTGCTGGCCGTGCTCGCCCTGGTCGCGGCGGTGGCGGGCACCTGGGCCGTCGGCCGCTTCCGGTTCGACCGGCGGCGGCGCCTCGCCGACGAGGCCGCGGAAGCCGCCGAGCGTGCCGCGGCAGGCGAACGCCAGCGCATCGCCCGCGACATGCACGACATCGTCGCCCATTCGCTGGCGGTCATCGTGCGTCAGGCCGAAGGCGGTTCCGCCATCGCTTCCAAGGCGCCGGACCGCGCGGCACAGGCGCTTTCCGTCATCGCCGGGACCGCTCGTGAGGCGCTGGCCGACATGCGGGGCACGCTGCGGGTGCTGCGGGACAGCGAAACGCGGCCCTCGCTCGCCGGGATACCGGACTTGGTGGAGCGGGTCCGCGCGACAGGCGTCGACGTCCGGCTGTCCGAGCAGGGGC from Amycolatopsis sp. EV170708-02-1 includes:
- a CDS encoding FmdB family zinc ribbon protein → MPTYQYACKECDHAFEAVQSFSDASLTVCPQCSGPLRKVFSSVGVVFKGSGFYRNDSRDSKANTTAAPAKTETKSESKTESKPETKSAASSSTGTTKTAAAAS
- a CDS encoding SAF domain-containing protein, with amino-acid sequence MLHDLPVLRRLHGRPARLLRRWLALSLLLSGLVVLFLPASARGAPGTATVVSARDLPAGSVLRAGDLKLVDLPDDVRPQGATGLPASVEGRLLVGAARAGEPLTDVRLLDAAIPRSGDPESSTVPVRLADAGVTELLRPGQRVDVVASAEAGREASVLASMAVVAAVGEQGTRDPTAPGAGSKGPLVLLSLPSALATRVAATSLERSITVTLR
- the mscL gene encoding large-conductance mechanosensitive channel protein MscL, encoding MIKGFKDFLMRGNVVDLAVAVVIGAAFTAIVTAFTNGLIKPLINAIGGSDAAKGLGFNILSANDSTFMDFGGVINAAINFVIVAAVVYFVIVLPVKHVQERRKRGEEAGPAEPTDVELLTEIRDLLRAQQNRQG
- a CDS encoding sensor histidine kinase; its protein translation is MTWTDRVDRWTRAHPAGSDLLLALAVAALLGPGSLDILLVAHSPAWALWVAGACGIVVHSTVALRRVATEAAFITAAFAMAVLVALPNTVVRPVPLGLASASDSMEIPLFFLPTSAVYLVLLYAVAAHRPLRESLLALGISVLGAVLCTARTATAYGALPAGWLTLLLAVLALVAAVAGTWAVGRFRFDRRRRLADEAAEAAERAAAGERQRIARDMHDIVAHSLAVIVRQAEGGSAIASKAPDRAAQALSVIAGTAREALADMRGTLRVLRDSETRPSLAGIPDLVERVRATGVDVRLSEQGRPDALTASAAMAAYRLVQEGLTNSVKHAGPRTSVTVTITHTPLASVFVVADDGAGAGERPSLPGTGAGLSGVRERVRAAGGTFEAGPADGGFRVCAEFRVGEQGASG
- a CDS encoding molybdenum cofactor biosynthesis protein B, giving the protein MERSAQRLGRALVVIVDDRVAHGEHEDNTGPLVTELLEEAGFIVDGVVVVEAETAAIRNALNTAVIGGADLVITVGGTGVSPRDRTPDATAGVLDRPIPGIGEALRASGLAAGAVDAGISRGLVGVSGSTLVVNLAGSRAAVRDGMATLSSLVPYVIDELSGLEEA